The following are encoded in a window of Nitrospirota bacterium genomic DNA:
- a CDS encoding UPF0175 family protein, which produces MSRELVLKWPIPETVDRALEKEIVNLTKEEVVLRLFKEGKISSGYGAELLGESLADFLELLQKRGIPFAHYTKEDWEQDIKAVEEMKKFGIGGK; this is translated from the coding sequence TAAAATGGCCAATACCTGAAACAGTGGATAGAGCATTAGAGAAAGAGATAGTGAATCTCACAAAAGAGGAGGTAGTTTTAAGGCTCTTTAAAGAAGGGAAGATATCGTCAGGATACGGGGCAGAACTTTTAGGGGAGAGCCTGGCAGATTTCCTGGAACTCTTACAAAAGAGAGGGATACCTTTTGCCCATTACACGAAAGAAGACTGGGAGCAGGATATAAAAGCGGTTGAAGAGATGAAGAAATTTGGAATAGGAGGGAAATGA